From Sporosarcina sp. FSL W7-1349, a single genomic window includes:
- a CDS encoding iron chelate uptake ABC transporter family permease subunit, whose product MNALGYRSTDSVEIDSSLRQEKRSARAFRSRKEEKRYWILLITLIALGVLSSYGLLVYNNPVPVDSPSFIPVVMRRIVALTAMIIAAVCHSLSTVAFQSITNNRIITPSLLGFESLYSAIQTSTIFFFGAGALIGFSGTGSFLFQVTAMVLMSLILYGWLLSGKYGNLQLMLLVGIIIGTGLRSVSTFMRRLLSPSEFDILQARLFGSVNNADAAYFPIVIPMVIIVGILLLTYSKKLNVLSLGKDVSTTFGVKHQPSIIYTLILVAVLMSISTALVGPLTFFGFLVATLSYQAAPTHDHRYIFPMALAIGFLILTGAYFVMYHVFNAQGVVSVIIELFGGIIFLIVILRKRAL is encoded by the coding sequence ATGAACGCATTGGGATATAGAAGTACAGATAGTGTCGAAATCGATTCTAGCCTTCGTCAGGAAAAGAGATCCGCTAGAGCTTTTCGTTCTAGGAAGGAGGAAAAACGTTATTGGATTTTGCTAATCACATTGATTGCTTTGGGCGTTCTTTCTTCGTATGGACTTTTAGTTTATAACAATCCGGTTCCAGTAGATTCACCTTCTTTTATCCCGGTTGTAATGAGAAGAATCGTAGCTCTTACTGCAATGATTATTGCTGCAGTTTGTCATAGTTTGTCGACCGTTGCTTTCCAATCGATTACAAATAATCGGATTATAACACCTTCACTTCTAGGCTTTGAATCACTGTACTCAGCCATTCAAACGAGTACGATATTTTTCTTTGGTGCCGGTGCATTAATAGGTTTCAGTGGTACTGGATCATTTCTGTTTCAAGTTACAGCTATGGTCTTAATGAGCTTGATCCTTTACGGATGGTTGCTTTCCGGTAAGTATGGCAATTTACAACTTATGCTTTTGGTTGGGATCATTATTGGAACTGGGCTGCGATCCGTGTCTACTTTTATGAGAAGATTACTTTCACCGTCCGAGTTTGATATTTTACAGGCAAGATTGTTTGGTTCTGTTAATAATGCGGATGCTGCCTATTTTCCGATTGTCATTCCAATGGTAATTATTGTAGGAATTTTACTTCTTACATATTCCAAGAAATTAAATGTATTGTCACTTGGAAAGGATGTCTCTACTACTTTTGGAGTTAAACATCAACCTAGTATCATTTATACACTTATTTTAGTTGCTGTGTTGATGTCAATTTCAACGGCTTTGGTTGGACCGCTTACTTTCTTTGGATTTTTAGTTGCAACTTTGAGTTATCAAGCGGCACCTACTCATGATCACAGATATATTTTTCCAATGGCTCTCGCTATAGGATTTTTGATACTAACGGGCGCATACTTTGTTATGTATCATGTGTTCAATGCGCAAGGTGTAGTTTCAGTCATTATCGAACTGTTTGGTGGAATCATATTTCTAATTGTAATTTTAAGGAAGAGGGCACTATGA
- a CDS encoding iron ABC transporter ATP-binding protein — MIKIENARKLYTDKVKIGPLDIEIPKAGFTSLIGPNGAGKSTTLLMIGRLLDMDEGQIRVANMDVSKSKSKDLAKIVTILRQENHFVTRLTVRQLAGYGRFPHSQGRLTREDEAIISKYIDFLDLTDLENRYLDELSGGQRQRAYVAMVLCQETEYVLLDEPLNNLDVARSVQMMEHLRQAANEFGRTILTVMHDINFAAKYSDRICAMKDGQIAAFGTVEEIMDPEILSDIFETKIEIIDSPYGPVAIY; from the coding sequence ATGATAAAAATTGAGAATGCTAGAAAGTTGTATACGGACAAGGTAAAAATAGGACCTTTAGATATTGAAATACCAAAAGCCGGTTTTACTTCGTTAATTGGACCAAATGGTGCGGGAAAGTCTACGACCCTTTTGATGATTGGAAGACTTTTGGATATGGATGAAGGTCAAATTAGGGTAGCAAATATGGATGTTTCTAAATCAAAATCGAAAGACTTGGCAAAAATCGTGACTATTTTGCGACAAGAAAACCATTTTGTCACGAGGCTTACTGTTAGACAACTGGCTGGATATGGACGTTTTCCTCATTCACAGGGAAGGTTAACGAGAGAGGATGAGGCTATTATTTCTAAGTATATCGATTTTTTGGACTTGACTGATCTGGAAAATAGATATTTAGATGAGCTTTCAGGTGGTCAAAGGCAACGGGCATATGTTGCAATGGTTTTGTGCCAAGAGACTGAATATGTACTGTTAGACGAGCCTCTGAACAATCTTGACGTTGCTCGTTCTGTTCAAATGATGGAGCATTTAAGACAAGCTGCGAATGAATTTGGAAGAACGATTCTAACCGTTATGCACGATATAAATTTTGCAGCCAAATATTCTGATCGAATTTGTGCGATGAAAGATGGACAAATTGCCGCTTTTGGAACAGTAGAAGAGATCATGGACCCAGAAATTTTATCAGATATTTTTGAAACGAAAATAGAAATTATCGACAGTCCTTATGGGCCCGTAGCGATTTATTAA
- a CDS encoding ABC transporter permease — MQKNSVTGVGNYSQPQLYNYNKIWTKPFIFAVIVVFILGIISLFTGVYDIRGQEDGMDMFFITRIPRTAALMLTGAAMSMAGLVMQLITQNRLVEPTTTGTIEWAGLGLLIVYLVFPAPTLALRMTGAIIFSFIGTMIFFLFLRRVKLRSSLIVPIIGLMLGAVISAVSTFIGLLFQATQSIENWFVGSFAAVQIGRYEYLWVIVIVTILIFMYANRLTLAGLGEDVATSLGVNYNWLVLFATGLISLAVGIVAAVIGNLPFLGLIVPNIVSMFRGDDLRSNLPWVCVIGMGTITVCDIISRTIIMPFEVPVSLILGTVGAVVFIAILLRRRKPRRLR, encoded by the coding sequence GTGCAAAAGAATAGTGTTACTGGGGTTGGGAATTATTCTCAACCCCAGCTTTATAACTACAATAAGATATGGACAAAACCTTTTATATTCGCTGTGATAGTTGTTTTTATTTTAGGCATCATCTCACTGTTTACCGGCGTTTATGATATACGCGGACAAGAAGATGGAATGGATATGTTTTTCATAACGCGTATTCCAAGAACAGCGGCACTCATGCTTACTGGAGCTGCCATGTCAATGGCGGGGCTCGTCATGCAGCTTATTACACAGAATCGTTTAGTTGAACCTACCACAACAGGGACTATTGAGTGGGCTGGTTTGGGACTCCTTATTGTGTATTTAGTATTTCCTGCACCCACTTTAGCTTTACGAATGACGGGTGCAATCATTTTTTCTTTTATAGGTACGATGATTTTCTTTTTGTTTTTAAGAAGAGTTAAACTTCGCTCGTCTTTAATTGTTCCGATCATTGGGCTGATGCTAGGAGCAGTCATTTCCGCAGTTTCCACTTTTATCGGACTCCTTTTTCAAGCAACACAAAGTATTGAAAATTGGTTTGTAGGTTCTTTTGCGGCTGTCCAAATTGGAAGATATGAATACTTATGGGTAATTGTTATCGTTACGATTCTTATTTTCATGTATGCGAATCGATTGACTTTAGCTGGACTAGGGGAAGATGTAGCCACAAGTCTTGGAGTAAATTATAATTGGCTCGTCCTTTTCGCTACGGGTCTAATTTCTTTAGCAGTTGGAATTGTTGCAGCTGTGATTGGAAACTTGCCTTTTTTAGGTTTAATTGTTCCGAATATTGTTTCCATGTTCAGAGGAGATGACCTTAGAAGTAATTTGCCTTGGGTATGTGTAATCGGAATGGGTACGATAACGGTTTGTGACATCATTTCTCGAACAATTATCATGCCTTTTGAAGTGCCTGTTTCTTTAATACTTGGAACAGTGGGGGCAGTCGTATTTATTGCTATTTTATTGAGACGAAGAAAACCAAGGAGGCTTAGATGA
- a CDS encoding siderophore ABC transporter substrate-binding protein: MRKFKLTVIMAIFALVLVACSNSKNETGGTSETETDGQVNDSTEVETEEATTVEITDAHGTVTVPINPKNVVALDNRTYETLSDWEIKLAAAPKAVMPADSPYVSDESVQDIGNHREPNLEIIAAVDPELVIVGQRFGNYYEDIKKLVPNAVVIDLNIDVSEEASTPGENLVNGLKDATTTLGQIFDKNEEAKQLNADFDKAIEDAKSAYNGTDTVMSVIVSGGNIGFAAPHSGRVWGPMYEIFGWTPALEVDKSTSDHQGDEVSVEAIAQSNPDWIFVMDRDAAVSSESDAVPAQDVIDNAPALQNVTAITEGKIVYAPNDTYTNESIQTYLELFENLANTLAK, translated from the coding sequence ATGAGGAAGTTTAAATTAACTGTCATTATGGCGATTTTTGCTTTGGTGTTGGTGGCTTGTTCAAATTCAAAGAATGAAACTGGTGGAACGAGTGAAACCGAAACCGATGGGCAAGTAAATGATTCTACTGAAGTTGAAACAGAAGAGGCAACAACGGTTGAAATCACGGATGCTCATGGAACGGTTACTGTTCCGATAAATCCTAAGAATGTAGTTGCTTTGGATAATAGAACGTATGAAACTTTATCTGATTGGGAAATTAAGTTAGCGGCTGCTCCAAAAGCTGTAATGCCTGCGGATTCACCATATGTAAGTGATGAGTCAGTTCAAGACATCGGAAATCACCGTGAACCAAATCTTGAAATTATCGCGGCTGTGGATCCTGAACTTGTAATTGTTGGTCAAAGATTTGGTAACTATTATGAAGACATAAAAAAGTTAGTACCAAATGCAGTTGTTATTGATCTGAATATTGATGTTTCTGAGGAAGCTTCTACACCGGGTGAAAACTTAGTAAATGGGCTTAAAGATGCGACAACTACTTTGGGCCAAATCTTTGATAAAAATGAAGAGGCTAAACAATTGAATGCTGATTTTGATAAAGCTATCGAAGATGCTAAGTCTGCCTATAATGGAACGGATACAGTTATGAGTGTGATCGTTTCTGGCGGAAATATTGGTTTTGCGGCTCCTCATTCTGGACGTGTTTGGGGACCAATGTATGAAATTTTTGGCTGGACTCCGGCATTAGAAGTTGACAAATCTACATCAGATCACCAAGGTGATGAAGTTTCTGTCGAAGCAATTGCACAAAGTAATCCTGATTGGATTTTTGTAATGGATCGTGATGCGGCAGTATCATCTGAATCTGATGCGGTTCCTGCCCAAGATGTTATTGATAATGCGCCTGCTCTTCAAAACGTAACTGCTATTACTGAAGGAAAGATCGTTTATGCACCAAATGACACTTACACAAACGAATCCATCCAAACTTATCTAGAGTTATTTGAAAACCTTGCAAATACGCTAGCTAAGTAA
- a CDS encoding HAMP domain-containing sensor histidine kinase, which translates to MKNISHARITKVVVFLVAIICLTGIARALIDLEYNRVQLSDVNTDSYFESQSFAKENYGLFHTLTELIGTYKSEAYILSGKALTKADSRVIEDELYNEYYYSNEYDHDLKEADNKRIFKEEYADKIKRKKEERMRMQVREFYQLVERLETYEGIIYYASDGEHVFSNSEMNKKEQFETYDAYMLVGDYQQKMYPSKVAKSHYYDYFTPTVDQLNSQTDAIYVAFTDAFLQKKIQEWETDKAEAKRLLNESIAFLVGLIVSFIYLMIVIGRTSFKDKDIHFHVIDKLYNDLNVAIVVCLLSMWFVMIVEVFREIYLLLTVPIFIIALLLILSLVKHIKNKTILSHTLIYQIFKKVFLAIKHVFDSGSLAVKTVLLVIGYPIVVAATFFMFPITIGLAAWLALKKVKSFNRIKEGVEHIKNGDLQHRIEIDGKGEFSQLAGNINRITEGLNKSVDSEIKSERLKTELITNVSHDIRTPLTSIITYVDLLKIENDPEKIAEYVDVLDQKSKRLKHLTDDLFEAAKASSGSMPVQLERIDIVSLLTQGIGEMDEKIEASALEFKFAHPTEKVYVKADGKLLWRSIENLFSNIFKYAQPASRVYIDVEDLGNEIRVTLKNISAYELNISADELMERFKRGDESRSSQGSGLGLSIAESLIYNQRGKFLVQVDGDLFKVMIYLPKFLNE; encoded by the coding sequence TTGAAAAATATTAGTCATGCACGTATTACGAAAGTGGTTGTGTTTCTCGTGGCAATCATTTGCTTAACAGGTATAGCGAGGGCACTGATTGACTTGGAATACAATAGGGTCCAACTTAGTGATGTAAATACGGATAGTTATTTTGAAAGCCAGTCGTTCGCCAAGGAAAATTACGGCCTGTTTCACACCTTAACGGAATTAATCGGAACATATAAAAGTGAGGCCTATATTTTAAGTGGTAAGGCACTGACGAAAGCAGATAGCCGAGTCATTGAAGACGAGTTATACAATGAATATTATTATTCAAATGAATATGATCACGATCTAAAAGAAGCAGATAATAAGCGCATTTTCAAAGAAGAATATGCGGATAAGATCAAGCGTAAAAAAGAAGAACGTATGCGAATGCAAGTCAGGGAATTTTATCAGTTAGTCGAGAGACTAGAAACCTATGAAGGTATCATCTATTATGCGAGTGATGGTGAACATGTATTTTCCAATAGTGAAATGAATAAGAAAGAGCAGTTTGAAACCTATGATGCCTATATGTTAGTCGGGGATTATCAACAAAAAATGTACCCATCTAAAGTGGCGAAAAGTCACTACTATGATTATTTTACGCCTACAGTTGATCAGTTGAATTCACAAACAGATGCGATATATGTCGCATTTACGGATGCTTTTCTACAGAAAAAAATACAAGAATGGGAAACAGATAAAGCAGAAGCCAAAAGGCTTTTAAATGAATCCATAGCATTTTTAGTAGGACTTATTGTATCTTTTATTTATTTAATGATTGTGATTGGAAGAACATCGTTTAAAGATAAGGACATTCATTTTCATGTTATTGACAAACTCTATAATGACCTTAATGTGGCGATTGTTGTTTGTTTACTGTCGATGTGGTTCGTCATGATTGTTGAAGTGTTCCGTGAAATCTACCTGCTTCTCACGGTACCTATTTTTATCATTGCCTTACTGCTGATTTTATCGCTCGTCAAGCATATTAAAAATAAAACAATCCTTTCGCATACACTCATCTATCAAATTTTTAAAAAGGTATTTCTTGCGATAAAACATGTATTTGACAGCGGTAGCTTAGCCGTGAAAACCGTACTGCTTGTCATTGGTTATCCAATAGTAGTTGCGGCAACGTTTTTTATGTTTCCGATTACGATTGGTCTAGCTGCCTGGCTTGCGCTAAAAAAGGTGAAGTCGTTTAACCGCATTAAAGAAGGCGTAGAGCACATTAAAAATGGTGATCTTCAGCATAGAATTGAAATAGACGGAAAAGGGGAGTTTAGCCAACTCGCGGGGAACATTAATCGTATTACCGAGGGGTTAAATAAATCAGTGGATAGTGAAATTAAGAGCGAGCGTTTAAAAACAGAGCTCATTACAAATGTTTCGCATGACATCAGAACGCCATTAACGTCAATCATTACGTATGTCGATTTATTAAAAATTGAAAACGACCCTGAAAAAATTGCCGAATATGTAGATGTATTAGATCAAAAATCAAAAAGACTCAAGCACTTAACGGATGACTTATTTGAGGCGGCTAAAGCATCAAGTGGAAGTATGCCTGTTCAGTTAGAACGGATTGACATCGTATCATTACTAACGCAAGGAATAGGAGAAATGGATGAAAAAATTGAAGCATCGGCATTAGAATTTAAGTTTGCTCATCCAACAGAAAAAGTGTATGTGAAGGCTGATGGCAAATTGCTGTGGCGTTCCATCGAAAACTTATTTTCGAATATTTTTAAGTACGCACAGCCTGCATCAAGGGTATATATTGATGTTGAAGACTTAGGCAATGAAATACGCGTGACGCTTAAAAATATTTCAGCCTATGAATTAAATATTTCAGCTGATGAGCTAATGGAACGCTTTAAACGAGGCGATGAATCTAGATCAAGTCAAGGTAGCGGATTAGGGTTGTCGATTGCTGAAAGCCTTATTTACAACCAGCGCGGAAAGTTCTTAGTTCAAGTAGATGGCGATTTATTTAAGGTGATGATTTATTTACCAAAATTTCTAAATGAATAA